CTTCAAAGAGGCGGGCAAGCATGATGGGGAACACGACACCTCCTGGAGCGCGGTTGTTGCGAGTCGTCAGATCATCATACCACGCACAAAAAAAAATACAAGACAAAGTAATAAAAGCTCTGCGGAAAGGACCcaaaaagaaaggaagacaaaaggaaaggaaaggacGTACCGACGGAGCTGCCGCTAATAACGATTCCCATGGCCAGGGCCCGCCTCTTCTTGAAGTACTGGCCGGCGGCGACCAGGCCCGGGACGAAGGCACCGGCGGCGCCCAGGCCAAAGCAGATAGACTGGGCCAGAAAGATCTGCCAGTACTCGGTGGCAAAGGACAGGGCAATGAGACCGCCGACGCAGAAGGCAAAAGCAGGGATGAGGATGGGCCGCACGCCGAACAtgtcgacgccgacgccgacgggcTGGGAGAGGAAGAACATGAGGAACAGCTTGGTGGTAAGGATCCACGTAATGGTAGACGGGGACTTATCGGGCAAAATCTCCTTCTCGTAGACATATTGGAAGGACCCGAGGCTGCAGACGCGTGTTAGCGTGTCCTATTTCTGTTCTTCTTTTACGTTTTGATTCCCTCTAAGAAATGATGAGCTCGTCCACTGCACAACATCATGGAAATGGGATAATGAAAGAGGCGTGCAAACAAACAAAATAAAAAAGAAggggaaagaaaaaaagaaccaAGGCCGAGTTCTTACGCATTGATGAAGCCGAATGAGCAAAACTGGCAGAGCCATCCTCCGACTACCGTGAGCCAAGCCCGCATGCCTCCGTCCGGTGGCACAAAGGGaaccggggccggggccggggccatTGAAGGTTCTTGGGTGCTCTCTCGGGAGGCAGCGGCGTCATTGTTGGAAGGCGTCGAGGTCAGAGACGAGTCCTTGTGGTCATGTGGCTGCGCATCTGCAGCCATGTCGTGTGTGATTCACCGAATTTTAGCGTTTCAGAGATTTCACGCCAAGAATAAACGGTTACCGTTTttctgttgctgttgttgctacTGTCTTCGTTATTGTTGTCCTTGTCACTGTTGTTGATGTTTTTGGCGTTGTTGTTGATGATATGCTGATATGGTGTTGTTGTGTTCTCCAAGAGACGGGTAATTAATAGAGAATCCCCAACGCGCAGACAACTGAGCGAGCCATCGACCTGTTTTCTAACTGAAAACCCTACCCCGTACACCCCATGCAGTGGATCACCGCATGCATGTCATGTTTCTCGTGTGGCTCGCACCACTGCCGCTTCCTTCTGTCGTTGGATAATCTCATTCTCTCCTTCCAACTGGCGCAGATGCACGGCGGCCGCGGAAGATCCGGGGAGGCCCGCGGATCATCCGATATCGCTCTGTACGCACTACGGACCCCAAAGCGCGCTGAACTGCTAATTATTATCTGGATCATCATGCCGGAATAGAACCGGTATTTTTTGGAAGGCGCGGCACCAGGGAAGGAGGGGTTTGCCTTGTGCGCGCGGCTGCTTCGGAGGAAGGAGGATCAAATTACCTAGCTAGGTCTCTAACCTTGCTTAATTGCGTATAATTATCGAACGAGTCTTCTAATAATACCTGTCCTCCTGTTCCCCTCTTCAGTAGAATGGAAAGAATAACCAGGAGGGAAGTACTTGTATCATAAGCCGGGCAcagagagagggaggagggTAGCAGAGCTCGTTGAAATATTTTCAGAGTGTAGGCGGTTAGTCCGACTATAGTCGTACATACAAATATTTCCGTATTAGGCAATTTTCTTGATGATTCTTTAGCAACCATGCCATGTATGGCATCCGGGTGCCTATTACGGAGTATGGTGTAAAGTGTTCGGTTAATAGACCGAACTGAgccaagtgattggctgcaTCTTGCGTTGCCTGCCCCGGACCGTCCGAGGATAATTATTCCGCGAAGACACCGCGGGGGCACGCTCTTAACACGCTCCGGCGCACCTTGAGAACGGCAACAACCTCTTGACCGCCTTCCGCTTGGAAACCACGTCCCCGACAACCGCCCTTCTTTTCGCCCTTCAACAATCTGCAGGACCCCACAGAATCCTTCGTGAACCACTTCCGGCTCCACGGATACTCCGCGGCTATTAATTATCTCCCATGCTCTTATCCCCCCCTCGGTTTTAATGCTTTCTCGTCATGAAACGGAGAGCCGTTGATCCGGCCGACGACGAATCTCTCGGACCGCTTCAGcaccggcagcggcagccgaGCCAACAACAGCCCGCCCAGAACGGGCAGCCGCAACATGCCCCGCCGGAACATGCCCCGCCGGAACATGCCCTGCCCCAGCAGAATGGCCAACAGAATCCCCACCAGCAGCAGAATAATGGCCCCaaccggcagcagcagcagcagcagcagcagcgtggTGGCCCGGTCCAGGGGCGCCGGCAACCCCAAACCTCGTGCGACTCGTGCCGCAAGCGGAAGCTCAAGTGCGACCGCCGACAGCCGTGCTCCAGCTGTGTGACCCGCGGCTTGCCCTGCCATGGCCAGCCGAATGCCGCTGGGAGTGCCATCGAACAAAGGTCTGACggttgttattgttgttggTGTGCTGTTGGTGCTGTTGTTTTCTCTTTTCCAGCTCACTTCAATTTCACGGTTCGTGACTTGTGGCGTGGAAGCCTTTTATTCCATTTTCTATTGAGCTTTAATTACTTATTTTCAGCTCTAACTTTTTTTTTCACCTTCTCTTTCTCCCtgtccccctcctcctcctcctcctccttcttttcGCCTTGTTCCAGTTCCCTAGTCTGTCTCTTTCtcccccttcttctcctcctcctccttcttatGTTTTTTTCTAGCTCCGTAGTGTGCCACGCTGACCGTTTGCAGTTCTGACCCGTCGTCGACCACTGATGCCGTCCTGCGGAGGCTTCGTGCTCTCGAGGAAGCTGTCTTTGGTAGCCACCAGGATCAGCGGGACTCCAAGGACTATGAGGACCACGGAGACTACCCACAGAACGGGTACCGCCCGGATAGGCGTATTCGGCGGGACCAGACTTCGCAGGCCAGCAGCTCTGCCGACACTCCCCCGCTCACGCTATCCTCGACAGAAGGGACGACGGTAGAAACGGCAGGGTCGGCAGGGACAGCAGGGAGAGCAGAGACAGCTGCCACAGTAGGCCCCCAGGAGCTGGAGCTCGGCCATACGGCCACCATGCCGCTAGGCCGGCTCCGGAACTTTAAGGTCGGCATCGCCACGCACCGGGCCGGGTACCCCCTCGCATTCCTCGGCACCTCCGTGCTAGAGATGGGCGTTATCTGGATAATGTCCCGGTCTGCCGCTGCCACCCTGTTGCAGGACTACCTCGACCACGTCTACCCCCTCCAGCCCATCATCCATGGCCCCACCACCCGGAAACTCCTCGAGGACTTCTACGATGGGCTCGCCCGCCGAGATCGCCTCGCGCCACATACGGCTGCCCTCATCCTGGCTCTggccgccgccagcgccTACTTTTGGCAGCCCGGCATCGGGCGTCACAACTACTTCGCCGCCGTCAAGGAGGCCGTCGAGGCCTCCTTCATCTGGCGCGACTGGGCCTTGGACATCCTGGTCAACACGGGCCAAGAGCAGGGAACCAGCACCTTCGAGGGCGTCCAGGCCTGGGCCCTGCTCTCCTTTCTGGCCCAGACTGCCGAGGGCGCCTCTCACCGTTTCCGCTTCTTGCACAACTgctccctcgccgccgcgcgCGAGCTGTCGCTCCACCTCGTCGACAGCCCGACCAAAGCAGATCCTGCGAACCGTGCCGGCGACGAGAACCCCGTCAACTGCGAGCTTAAGCGGAGGATCTGGTGGCATATTGCCGTGACCGACTGGTAAGAGAACATTGCTCCCTTTCATCAACTTTGGAAACTCTCTGCCACAGAATACGGACCAGCGCAGAAGatgaagggaaaaaaagaaagagaaaagaaaaagactaAGAAAGCAGATAAACTGGGGGGGATAGAAGGCTAAATTTAGAGATCACAGGCTGCTCGGCTTCGCGGGGGGCCCGACCGAAGGCACGTACTCAGTGCAGCTGCGCCACATGAGCGTCCGGTATCCGAAGAACGTGAACGACGACGAGCTGGAGACGCTGAACGACTCGGTCGATGCGCCCCTCCACCGCTTCACCCAGATGTCGTACTTTCTCCAGCGGATCCGCATCGGCGAGATAATCCGGGCCGTTCTCGACGCCAGCAGTCCGGGAGACGCCGACGTGAACATCTCGGATTACAACAAGGTCCTCGCCTTCGACCGCCTCTTCGAGCAGGCCCTATCCGACTTGCCCGCCTTCTTCCGGCGCCAGGACCACCTCCCACCCCGGAGGCCCGACATGCTTGACCTGCAGCGCGTTCTTCTCCAGCTCGGCCTACTCTCGCGTCGCGCCCGCCTGCACCGCCCTTTTCTCCTGCAGCAACACGGCCGGCATGGTCGATCTGGCTTCCACCGTAACCGGTCCCGCGACATCTGCCTTGAGTCCACCCGCGCCGTTGTCTCCCTCGGGATCGACATCATCCAACGCTCCCTGTACGTTAACCAGGCACCAACAGAAACagcaacgacaacgacaactATGGGCGACCCCGTGCTCAACAAGACGCCTGGCCTCTCGGTCCACCGCCTCGGCCTCATCATCAGCCACCTCTCGGCCGCCTGCACCGTCCTGGCCATCTACACCGGAAGTGCTAGCAGCAGCAAGGGACGATTCACCGAGGGAAACGGACTGGAGAATGGAgacgaggatgacgacgaccaACTGAACCGGGCCGCCGTGTCCCACGAGCTGGCGCAGGTTTGCCGCGTCCTAGGGGCCCTCGGCACCGAGTCGCCCGTCGCCGCCGATTTGCTGCGGAACCTGGTTGGCCTCCTGAACCGCTACCGCGCCCCCCCGGTCCAGCAGGGAGTGGCGCCGACGGTAAATGACAAAAATGTTGATGGCAGTGGTGGCGGTACCCGGACTAGAGGCGCTCACTTGatgaaggaggaggagagggagcaacagcagcaaggactgcagcaacagcacaactaccagcaccagcattatcagcaacagcagcaacagcaacagcaacaacaacaacaacaacaacaacaacaacaacagctacagcagcagcaaatCGTGCCACCCTCATGGACGCCCGCGAACCAGATGGACGACGGAGGACGGTTCCCCCTCCCCACTGCGGACGTGATTCCGCAGCCTGGTCCGCCCGTGATtcttggtggcggcggcggcgctccgCCTCCGTTCAGCCTAGACGGGTTGTGGGACGGCTTCACCATAGGCTCGAGCGACGACTACACCCAACTATTCGCTAACTTGGACTATTATTGCGGCATCGCCTAGGAAGCATAATATGGCACTAATTATACATTACAAACGCATGTGCACACGGACatattttctttttcttttaagGAGCGCATAGTATGTACCTGGGAAAGTATTGTCTGGGAACATTAGTAAGGAGAGGGGGTTAATTGATTGATTAAACCTGATACAGTTCGTTACCTGCAGACGCGTCCATCATATAAGgttagataagataagcccTATAGATCctggcaaacggagggttctttgttcccatcctctacttatacagaGCCACAGGGCTAGCAAACGTAGGAAGGGACACCGAACTTTTGAACTATCTTGATTTTACTACAACCTTCTTCCATCAAAACCCGATGACTTGAATGATATATCTGCAAACATCAGATCGGTCACGGGAAGGTAAATATATAACGAAACATTGAAGGCAGAGACACATCTCATAAGAGGGAGTTTTGTATTGTTTGTTGCGAGGGACTCGGCATTGTTTACTTAGGTACACATACACACTACCACCAGGTATCAGCGCCTCGTGGTCCCATTGAaacctaattaataattcACTGCGACGATGGAGATTAAGTCATGCTATGCTCACTCACATTCCGTACGCGACGAGACTGGAGAATGAGGCGGCAGTCATGTTGCCGATAAAGTAGTAAAAGAAGAAGCGCTTGGACGTCTCGTCGCGCTTGTACCAACGGGTGATGGTAAAGAGGCCCGCGGGGATGAAGCCGGCCTCACAGAGCCTGGTTTCCATCTCGTCAGCACCAAACCGCCATATGACACACCCGCTTGATTGATTAATTAATAACCGCCCGGAGAAGACACATCCTGATAGAGATGGTTCCAATATTGGAAGAAGGTTGTAGTattgtaaatagttcaaaagtgcgATGTCTTCTTCCTACGTTTGCTAGCTAAATATGGATCCAGTCCTACATGTCCAGGCGGAACGGAACGTACCGCGGCTGCCACCACATTATGGCCTATGTACTTTGTGTGCCGTAACGTCGTCCCGCGCCGGACGCCGAGACGAGATCGCGGCAACGGCACAGCGTGCAGGTGCCGTCTAGGCACATGGACCTTGACTGGGTGGCTTGGCCTCGCCGGGTATGGTACCACGGATAGGTATGTACGTTATCTAGTAACCTTCATAATAATACCCACTTCCGAATTCGAGCTATGCAATTCTTGTGTTTCCTTCGTCTTGGCGCTTTATGAAACAATCTGGGTTTATGAATGACATTGTCGGAAATGTACCGCTTGCACGTAGTTACTGATGTTCCTGATATGATACAAGCCCTCGCGCAAGCTCTTGATGAGATATCTCGGGTCCTTCGGCAAATAACACTATTAAGCAGCCTCATGAGGGTGAGCTTCGGCTCTTTCGCGCCCAGTTAATTACTACTGGACATCGTATGGGCCGACTGATCTGTAGTCAAATTACAGCTTCAAGCCCCGATAAACAACGTTCTTTGCAGCTCGCTCGAGGATTTCATCCTTAATTTGATTAGCTGACGAAAGCTAAGATAGGTAAATAATAGTCTAAGGCAATGTCAATGTTGATAACCGTACCCACTTTACGAGTGCCTTGGATCAactaataataattaatacCTCAGTTGTTCAACGACTCGAAACAGACGTCGTTCATCGGTGACTGTCACCCTGGGCTTTGATCACTTGAGGCATTTTCTATTGATTTTGCTGCTAGAGAAGCAAGCCACCCGCAAAAACAGGACATGATTACGGATCATGGAATGGCTTGACGCAATTATCTCCTGGATGCGCGAAACTTGTGAGGTTTAAATACACCGTGAAATGCTTGGCGCGGAGAAGCGAGCGAgaagtatgtacatacaagtcACGATGCAGCCCCCTACGCCGAAACAACCGGATACAATGCCCGGAGTCCGGGTGGATGCCAAGGCGGACTGGCGAAACACCGAGGCCGTTTTTGATGTTTTTTTATTCTCTGCTGCTCTGGGCGTCGGCATTCCGGACGAACTAATCGAGTAAAAAAGAGCTCTTGAAACACGAGTATTGTCCCTTTTCGTTTTCATACATGGCTTGGGTGATGATGCTCCGCACAGTGAATCCATACATGGTCCGGCTTTTGAGGGCATAGCAACGGCCTGATGGCCGAATTCTCCACGAATGCGCTACCGCAGGAGGCTGCTGaaccacggcggcggcggcggcgcaaaGGCCTAGACGGTTCACGGAGCTTCACGCTCCGACATTGGCACCTGCCTGCCCCACACGGTCGGGGGGAACTGGGAGAACGAACTTGCGAGATGTTGACGAGGTATGACACCCGGCAAAACGCCAGGAGTCAGTTGATGAAAGCAGAATATAAGTCCCGGTCTCGCGGACGACACCAGCGGGACGGCGCACTCGGCACGACAAGCTCACGGGTTCCTTGGTTAATTATCCCTTAGCGACAACGAACCCTACCATGGCGAGAACGCTTCGATACCTGCTGTGCGGCATCCTCGCGTTAGCGGCGGGCAGCAATGCGGTTCCCGCAGCCCGTGGTTCGACCCGAGCGGCCCCGGCGGCAGAGCCCAGCACTAGTGCGACGACATACGAGGCCGAAGATGCCATCCTGAGCGGAACCACGGTCGATACCGCTCAGGAGGGATATACCGGTGAGTCCGGCATGACCGGAGAGCCCTCCTCTGACCGTTTAAAGGAGGGAGGAAAGGAGGGAGGAAAGGACGGACGACAGATGGTGAGGAGCTGACGGCCGTGGCAGGATCCGGTTACGTGACCGGTTTCGATGAGGCGAGCGACAAGATCACGTTTGAGGTCGAGAGCGAGGCCACTAAGCTCTATGACCTCAGCATCCGCATCGCGGCCATCTACGGCGACAAACACACGACGGTGGTGCTGAACGGCGGGGCGAGCAGCGACGTGTCCTTCCCGGCCGGCGACACGTGGGTCGATGTCCCGGCCGGACAGGTCCTCCTGAACGAGGGCGCCAACACGATCGAGATTGTCAGCAACTGGGGGTGGTACCTCGTCGACTCCATCACGCTCACGCCCTCGGCGCCGCGGCCCGAGCACCAGATCAACCGGTCCCTCAACAACCCGTCGGCCGACGCGAGCGCCAGGGCCCTGTACGACTACCTGCGCTCCATCTACGGCAAGAAGATCCTCGCGGGCCAGCAGGACCTGACCTGGGCCGACTACGTGACCCAGCAGACGGGCAAGACGCCCGCGCTCGTGTCGGTCGACCTGATGGACTACTCGCCCTCGCGGGTCGAGCGGGGGACCAAGGGCACGTCGGTCGAGGAGGCCATCACGCACGCCGAGCGCGGCGGCATCGTCTCGGCCCTCTGGCACTGGAACGCGCCCGCGGGCCTGTACGACACCGACGAGCACCCCTGGTGGAGCGGCTTCTACACGGACGCGACCGACTtcgacgtcgccgccgcgctgAGCTCCACCGACAACGCAAACTACACCCTCCTGCTGCGCGACATCGACGCCATCGCCGTCCAGCTCAAGCGCCTCCGGGACGCCCGCGTGCCCGTCCTCTGGCGGCCCCTCCACGAGGCCGAGGGCGGCTGGTTCTGGTGGGGAGCCAAGGGCCCGGACCCGGCCAAGCAGCTCTACGCCCTGCTCTACGACCGCCTCGTCAACCACCACGGCATCAACAACCTCATCTGGGTCTGGAACTCGCTCTCGCCCGACTGGTATCCCGGCGACGACACGGTCGACATCCTGAGCGCGGACGTCTACGCTCAGGGGAACGGCGTAAGTTCCTATctaattattaattaattaccaACCCACCACCACGACTCAGGGTCATTCTGAGAGAAGAGGAAAAGGGggagggagaaaaaaaaaggtggcTAACAAACTTTTCAAATAATTAGCCAATGTCTACCCAGTACAACCAGCTCATCGACCTCGGCAAGGATAAGAAGATGATCGCCGCGGCCGAGGTGGGCGCCGCGCCGCTTCCGGATCTGCTGCAGGCCTACGAAGCCCATTGGTTGTGGTTCGCCGTCTGGGGCGACACGTTCATAAACAACGCCGAGTGGAACTCGCCCGAGGTCCTGAAGACGGTAGGTTTCAACCGATCCCGAGACTGTACTTTTCCTTCCCGGgaagaaaaacaaaaaataaaaaaaaaaatttcgAAACTGACTCCTCCCGACCAGGTCTACACCAGCGACTACGTCCTCACCCTGGACGAGATTCAGGGCTGGCAGGATTCGTGAGGGTATTCAGAACCTAGGAAGGTTGTTCGGCTAGGTAGGTATTAGGAGCTGCAACAGTGGAGTTCGCCCCCGTTGAGACGAGAATCTGGGGCCGTCTGGTGTTAAGCCCGTCGGGCAGGGTGTGCAGGTAACTTTATCTGGTATAGTTCCTACTGCCGTCAAATATAGAAACAATATTCGGTGTTCTTTGCGTCTTCTGGACCCCGCCTGGAACCCTTTACTCAACCGATATACCCATCCTACCCCCCTGGTAGAATTTCAGCATGGGAGGATCATGCATGACGGGAGTATCATGTCGGTCCTCAAATTCGATCTCGCCTCGGGGGGAGATAAGACAATATGCTGCTCCTGCCTACGTGGCATGCCTCGTAGCTGTGGTCTAATTCGAAGCCTGTTGACATCTAACTCGTCTGTTGTGTGCAGATAATTAGGGGCAGAAGTCTCAAGGAACACCACTTGCTAGATTCGACCTTGTGTAAATATCGTCTTGCGCCATACAGCTCGCCCCTTTATCTCACCCTGGGGCGTGTCTCTACCTGATTTCGTCTGCTGCTTGCTGATGGCACTAGTGGCATGGCCGAGGGCGCCTGGAGATGGCCGGCAGGTTCGACAGTTGCGACATTCGGATCAGCCTAGTCAATGATATCGCCACGGCCGTCGCAGCCAGGAGCAGGCATCGGCTAATTACGCCGTTGAATGTGACCGGCCTGGTGGCGAACAAGATTTTTTTTATAACAAGTGGTGATTCCGGGGACCAAGTAATTAATATGACGAAGTGTGGGCCAGAGTgccttataacctactatccTAACCATGGTTCCCTaacgggagccggttctccgttttggGTTCCGACACGAAGAGACTGGGCAGGCATCGGCGCTAAGGGTTAAGTATGTGGTGTTTCAAATGGTGGGGTGTTTCAAATCCTGGGGGTCCgactagtgtacggattaataTTATTGAATTGAACATTCAATTGTTACCTAGCCGCGAGCGTGGTCTTCGTCACCACCAATACTTACCGAGTAAGCTTACACAGTAGGGTCTTGTTTGCCATTCCGGCTTGGTCCAATCCAATCATGCATGCTACGGATGGTGTGCTGCAACCGTATGGGTGGATACTCAACGAATTCAACCCTTCACGCGTGTAACGGGATTTAGCGTAAAGTAATATGATCCTTGTCAGAATACCTACGGATTAATCCGTACTTAGGTGCAATTGCCAGACACGTGCAATTGCGGCGTCGCGCAGTTTCACAATCCTGGAAAACAACCACATGCCAACTGCGGCCTGCGGACCAGGCCGCAGTCCACTAATTAGATCCGTCTATGCTTCGTTCTTATGGCaggagagaaaaaaagatgAAAGATCCGATGCATGGCCGATGTTCCAGTGGGAGCTGATTTGAAGGACAggtcgaaaaaaaaaatccgaCGATAGGTGTCAGAATACCCGTACTTAAGGTGCAATTGCTGGCAGGCAATTGCGGCGTCGCTTTTGCAGTTTCACAATAGGAAAAGTCGGTTAATTACGTTGCCTAATTAGTCCACATAGTTATCCGCCGCTGTCCCAACTGCCTCGTGAAACGCCTTACggatattatagattacACACCTACCAACACCCAAACGGGCCTCCAGGCCTGGTCGCTGCGCCCCCAAAAGTGCCACTGGGCCTTGGCCTTGGCTGAGCACCTTTACGAACTGGCCACAGCATTCTGACGTCCTTCAGTATTTATTTTTGAGCCCCGAACCAGCTAATTTCTCGAGCACAGCGCCCGCTTTCAATCGTTACAATCAACGGTCACCCACTCCGCAAACTCAGAGCGACTTCATGTTTGAGGATCTTCATCAGAGGTAGCAACCAATAACGCTACGAGCTACGCCGGCAGAGATGTCGCAACCAAGTCTCTTGGAAAGGAGCGAGGCACTCCCAGTTTTCGAACAAGCAGCACCGAAACCACAAACATCAGATTCAGAAGCACCAGAAGCGCTTCCGCAGCTCTACGACCCCAGCCTCCCAACCGATCTCAGTCACCTCCGCCAGAAACAAGTGCCGGCGCTTGACCTCAGTCAACATCCCAActtttaccaaatccctcgACCCCCTTCCTCCCTATTTGAATCATTAATAATATCCAACGGCAACAACAATCATGCCAGCTCCAGCCACGGAGCCCCGGCCCCGGACCCATACAAGGTTCTCCTCGTGATCCCGACCGCGAACGAGTCCAAGACCGAGCTGCTGTGGTCCCGCCTCTCGTCCACCAAGCCGGCACACGTCCAGCTCAGCTACTGCCAGGTCAAGGCCGAGTCGGGGGTCGGCGAGCAGCCGTACGACGAGGCGGGCCCGCGCGGCGCCTTCAACCGCGCCGTGAACGCGGTCGCCGCGCTGCTGGGCGACGAGGAGCGCCGGGCGGCGCTGGTGGAGGACCGGGGAGTGGGCACGCTCATCGTGGGCGCGATCGAGAACTTCGTCCTCCGCCACGGGATCCAGCCGGAGCCCGGCCGGAGCTGCGGCCCCGTCGACCACGGATTCGTCGTGCTCTGCCGCGTGTCGCTCCTCGACATGACGTGGGACTGGGTGGTGGGCGTCAGCCGGGGCGTGACGGTGCCCTGGGAATACTACTCGGCCGCCCAGAAGCAGGGCTTCGAGGATGAGggtgagggcgagggcgagggcgagacgAAGACGTGCGGCAAGGTCACGGTTGGCAAGCTGCTCTTGGCAAACGCCGGAGTGGATGACGCCAACTGGTACCAGGCGTTGGCCGGCGTGTCGAGATATGACTTGCTGGGGGAAGCTTTGAAATCGATGGATGTGCCTTGGCCCGCCGTTACCCCTTCTGGTGCCTAAGGGTGCGGTCGTCCCGCTGGTGGCGAACCCCGGGGGGAGGGCCTAGATGAGAGAGTGTGTTGCAGGTATGATACGTAATATGCGAGAATGGCATTTCACTG
This genomic window from Thermothelomyces thermophilus ATCC 42464 chromosome 1, complete sequence contains:
- a CDS encoding glycoside hydrolase family 26 protein (CAZy_ID 267813), encoding MARTLRYLLCGILALAAGSNAVPAARGSTRAAPAAEPSTSATTYEAEDAILSGTTVDTAQEGYTGSGYVTGFDEASDKITFEVESEATKLYDLSIRIAAIYGDKHTTVVLNGGASSDVSFPAGDTWVDVPAGQVLLNEGANTIEIVSNWGWYLVDSITLTPSAPRPEHQINRSLNNPSADASARALYDYLRSIYGKKILAGQQDLTWADYVTQQTGKTPALVSVDLMDYSPSRVERGTKGTSVEEAITHAERGGIVSALWHWNAPAGLYDTDEHPWWSGFYTDATDFDVAAALSSTDNANYTLLLRDIDAIAVQLKRLRDARVPVLWRPLHEAEGGWFWWGAKGPDPAKQLYALLYDRLVNHHGINNLIWVWNSLSPDWYPGDDTVDILSADVYAQGNGPMSTQYNQLIDLGKDKKMIAAAEVGAAPLPDLLQAYEAHWLWFAVWGDTFINNAEWNSPEVLKTVYTSDYVLTLDEIQGWQDS